The genomic segment TCTCGCTTAGCGCCGACGGCCGCCTGCTGACGCAGGACGGTTTCTACGTGCAGGGCTACGCCGTCAACTCGAATTTCGAGTTGCTTCCCGGCGCGTTGACGGATATTGCGATTCCGCTGGGCACCTTGACGACCGCGCGGGCGACGAGCTCGGCGCGACTCGACGGCACGCTGAACTCCAGCGGCGTCGTCGCCACGCAGGGCACGATCCTGCGCTCGCAGATACTCCACGATGCCGCCGACTTGCCGATCACCGCCGCCACCGCACTGACCGACGTGAAGGAGCCGGGGGGCGTGCCGCTGCTGGCCAATGGCGATGTGATCACCGTCAACGGCGTGAAGCGCGGCGGCCGCGACGTGCCCACGGCCGAATTCATCGTCGGCACGACCGGAACGACGGTTGGCGATTTCCTGAACTGGATGGACCAGGTGCTCGGCATCGACACGACCGCCGGGGTTGGAGGATCGCCCGGGGTGTCGGTCACGCTGGACGGGCGGTTGGAGTTCAGCGGCAACGTGGGCACGCAAAACGCGTTGAGCATTCAGGCAGGCACGCTGACGAGCAGCGGCGCGACGCAGTTGCCGTTTTTGTTCACGGAGGCGCAGGCCGCCAACGGGGAGAGCGCGCACACATCGTTCATTCTTTACGATTCGCTCGGCACGCCGCTGCGCGTGAACGTCACGATGGTGCTCGAGCAGCGTACGACGGGAAGCAGCACGTGGCGGTTCTACGCGACATCGGGTGACGACAGCGATCTGGATTTCTCGGTGGGCACGGGCACGCTGACTTTCAACGCCAACGGCCAATTCGTCAGCGCGCCGGAGAGCGGCATCGTCATCAACCGGGTCGGCACCGGCGCGAACGATCCGCTGCCCGTCTCGCTTGACCTGACTCGCCTGAACGGTCTCACGTCCGGCGCGTCGGGCATGGTCATGAGTTTCCAGGACGGCTTCTCGTCGGGCACGCTGGTGGATTACAGCGTCGGGCAGGACGGAATCATCACGGGC from the Planctomycetia bacterium genome contains:
- a CDS encoding flagellar hook-basal body complex protein; the protein is MGLTSALYTGLSGLNSSQFRLDVIGDNIANINTIGFKGSRTLFQTQFSRTISGGTKPGEGQGGTNPMQIGLGSTIGAVQRSFLPGSVETTGVPSDLAVEGEGFFVLRTPENENVYTRDGAFSLSADGRLLTQDGFYVQGYAVNSNFELLPGALTDIAIPLGTLTTARATSSARLDGTLNSSGVVATQGTILRSQILHDAADLPITAATALTDVKEPGGVPLLANGDVITVNGVKRGGRDVPTAEFIVGTTGTTVGDFLNWMDQVLGIDTTAGVGGSPGVSVTLDGRLEFSGNVGTQNALSIQAGTLTSSGATQLPFLFTEAQAANGESAHTSFILYDSLGTPLRVNVTMVLEQRTTGSSTWRFYATSGDDSDLDFSVGTGTLTFNANGQFVSAPESGIVINRVGTGANDPLPVSLDLTRLNGLTSGASGMVMSFQDGFSSGTLVDYSVGQDGIITGTFTNGLNQTIGQIALATFANPAGLLARANNIYFVGPNSGEARITTPLTLGAGKVSAGTLELSNVDLSREFINLITSSTAFSAASRIITTSDQLLQELLLIARR